Proteins from a genomic interval of Diceros bicornis minor isolate mBicDic1 chromosome 34, mDicBic1.mat.cur, whole genome shotgun sequence:
- the ACP4 gene encoding testicular acid phosphatase, with amino-acid sequence MAGPGFRGHPTGPLLLLLLLPQALTEGPLVFVAVVFRHGDRAPLVSYPTDPHKGAISTLWPRGLGQLTTEGVRQQLELGRFLRSRYENFLSPEYRREEVYIRSTDFDRTLESAQANLAGLFPEAAPGRPESAWRPIPVHTVPTSEDKLLRFPMRSCPRYHELLREATEAAEYQMALEGWTDFLTRLENFTGLSLVGEPLRRAWKVLDTLICQRAHGLPLPSWASPDVLQTLARISALDIGAHVGPPRAAEKAQLTGGILLDAILANFSRVQRLGLPLKMVMYSAHDSTLLALQGALGLYDGHTPPYAACLGFEFRRRLGDPDEDSGNVTISLFYRNDSAGLPLPLSVPGCPAPCPLGRFRQLTAPARPPAHGVPCHGSHQPATPTGDSPRCWGGSGGGKSRDSHPRVLPAATVVPLLAGAVAVLAALSMGLGLLAWRPSCLRAWGGPV; translated from the exons ATGGCCGGCCCAGGGTTTCGGGGCCACCCCACAGGacctctcctgctgctgctgctcttgcCCCAGGCGCTGACGGAGGGACCCCTGGTGTTTGTGGCTGTG GTGTTCCGCCATGGCGACCGGGCCCCGCTGGTGTCCTACCCCACCGACCCACACAAGGGGGCCATCTCCACCCTGTGGCCGCGCGGCCTGGGCCAGCTGACCACG GAGGGGGTCCGCCAGCAGCTGGAGCTGGGCCGCTTCCTGAGGAGCCGCTACGAGAACTTTCTGAGCCCTGAGTACCGGCGGGAGGAG gtgTACATTCGCAGCACCGACTTTGACCGGACGCTGGAGAGCGCTCAGGCCAACCTCGCAGGGCTGTTCCCCGAGGCTGCCCCAGGGCGCCCAGAGTCCGCCTGGAGGCCCATCCCTGTGCACACGGTGCCCACCTCTGAGGACAAG ctCCTGAGGTTCCCCATGCGCAGCTGTCCCCGATACCACGAGCTGCTGCGGGAGGCCACGGAGGCTGCCGAGTACCAGATGGCCCTGGAGGGCTGGACG GACTTCTTGACTCGCCTGGAGAACTTCACCGGGCTGTCGCTGGTCGGGGAGCCGCTCCGCAGGGCGTGGAAGGTTCTGGACACGCTAATATGCCAG CGAGCTCAcggccttcctctcccctcctgggCCTCCCCGGATGTCCTGCAGACTCTAGCCCGGATCTCAGCTTTGGATATTGGGGCCCACGTGGGCCCACCCCGGGCAGCAGAGAAGGCCCAGCTGACAGGGG GGATCCTGCTAGATGCCATCCTTGCCAACTTTTCTCGGGTCCAGCGCCTGGGGCTGCCCCTCAAGATGGTTATGTACTCAGCT CACGACAGCACTCTGCTGGCCCTCCAGGGGGCCCTGGGTCTCTACGACGGGCACACCCCACCGTATGCTGCCTGCCTCGGCTTCGAGTTCCGGAGACGCCTGGGGGACCCGGATGAGGACTCAGG gaaTGTCACCATCTCCCTCTTCTACCGCAATGACTCTGCTGGCCTGCCGCTGCCCCTCAGCGTCCCCGGGTGCCCAGCCCCCTGCCCACTGGGCCGCTTCCGCCAGCTGAccgcccccgcccggcctccGGCACACGGGGTCCCCTGCCACGGCTCCCACCAGCCTGCCACCCCCACAGGTGACAGCCCTCGgtgctggggtgggagtggggggggcAAGTCTCGAGATTCACATCCCCGTGTTCTCCCTGCAGCCACTGTGGTGCCCCTGCTGGCCGGGGCTGTGGCTGTGCTGGCGGCACTCAGCATGGGGCTGGGCCTGCTGGCCTGGAGGCCCAGCTGCCTGCGGGCCTGGGGGGGGCCCGTGTGA